A region of Nerophis ophidion isolate RoL-2023_Sa linkage group LG28, RoL_Noph_v1.0, whole genome shotgun sequence DNA encodes the following proteins:
- the LOC133545391 gene encoding oocyte zinc finger protein XlCOF22-like isoform X5 — MCERTIAKYEEELRPTKEEKERQQQKHQVVLHRTDIHQLIENQEECLPHLQGDSFTLENPQPSHFKGDKEYPQPPYFKEEEEGECPVGQEEADLSKFPLTVVSVKTEEHEDKPPKSSQLHHSPNVCEEHLLPEQQKWNFRMEPQPSHIKREEEHPLIPHFKEDEDDPQTTDIKQEEEDPLSPHLKKEVEDPLTPHFKEEAVYQLSPHIKEEEKDPLTPHIKEEKEEHRISQEGEHLDWLEEFPVIGVPVKREGDEVKGESEEKREAEPPSSNSTQHMTTEADGDHCGGSQADKLLAPLSDSEDTTSHSPDTDDEDSKDDKTCHTDNTHFTCSLCDKTFKYHCRLKTHMRTHTGEEASSCAICGKGFTRRYSLKTHMTTHTAEKAFSCAICGKGFTRRHSLKTHMTTHTAEKAFSCATCGKGFTRRHSLKTHMRVHFGEKPFSCSICGKYFTHKSNLKVHMRIHTGEKPFSCSECGKSFVLNYSLKVHVRTHTGEKPFSCSICGKAFTQKPNFKAHMQLHTGEKEFSCSICGKDFTRRDHFKTHMRIHTEEKHFTCSECGKSFVINQSLKVHTKTQTGEKPFICSVCGKN, encoded by the exons atgtgcgaaagaacgatagcaaagtacgaggaggaacttcgtccaacaaaagaggagaaggagcgacaacaacaaaaacatcaagttgtgttacacagaaccg acatccatcagctgattgaaaaccaagaagaatgtctccctcatctgcagggggacagtttcactttagagaatccacagccctcacattttaaaggggacaaggaGTATCCACAGCCCCcttattttaaagaggaagaggagggagagtgtcctgtagggcaggaggaggctgatctcagcaagtttccactgactgttgtctctgtgaagactgaagagcatgaagacaaaccacctaagtcctcacagcttcatcacagtccaa atgtctgtgaagaacatcttctccctgagcaacagaagtggaatttcaggatggagccacagccctcccacattaaaagaGAAGAGGAacacccactgatcccccattttaaagaggacgAGGATGACCCACAGACCACTGACATCAaacaggaagaggaggacccactgagcccccatttaaaaaaagaagtggAGGACCCattgacaccccattttaaagaggaagcagTTTATCAACTGagtcctcacattaaagaggaagagaaggacccactgacccctcacattaaagaggaaaaggaggaacaccgtatcagtcaggagggagaacATCTTGATTGGTTGGAAGAGTTCCCAGTcattggtgtccctgtgaagagggaaggtgatgaggtcaaaggtgaaagtgaggagaagagagaggcggagcctccaagcagcaattcaacacaacacatgacaacagaagctgatggagaccactgtggaggatcacaagcagacaagctcttagctccactatcagatagtgaggacacaacgtcacactctcctgacactgatgatgaagactctaaagatgataagacatgtcacactgacaacactcacttcacatgttctctctgtgacaaaacttttaaataccattgtcgtctgaaaacacacatgagaacacacactggagaagaaGCCTCTTCATGcgcaatctgtggtaaaggttttactcgAAGATACtctttgaaaacacacatgacaacacacactgcaGAAAAAGCCTTTTCATGcgcaatctgtggtaaaggttttactcgAAGACACtctttgaaaacacacatgacaacacacactgcaGAAAAAGCCTTTTCATGcgcaacctgtggtaaaggttttactcgAAGGCACtctctgaaaacacacatgagagtACActttggagaaaaacctttttcatgttcaatctgcggtaaatattttacacataagtcaaatttgaaagtacacatgagaatacacactggagaaaaacctttttcctgctcagaatgtggtaaaagttttgtactaAATTATAGTCTAAAAGTGcacgtgagaacacacactggagaaaaacctttttcatgttcaatctgcggtaaagctTTTACTCAAAAGCCcaatttcaaagcacacatgcaattacacactggagaaaaagagttttcatgttcaatctgcggtaaagattttactcgaagagACCATTTCAAAACACATATGAGGATACACactgaagaaaaacattttacctgctcagaatgtggtaaaagttttgtaataaatcaaagtttaaaagtacacacaaaaacacaaactggtgaaaaaccttttatatgttcagtatgtggtaaaaattaa